In Clostridia bacterium, the following proteins share a genomic window:
- the cas2 gene encoding CRISPR-associated endonuclease Cas2, producing the protein MLVLVSYDVRTDSKDGVRRLRRVARHCENHGQRVQNSVFECLLDPAQWAKFHAELLEIADLERDSLRFYFLGANWQRRVEHIGIKPSYDPEGPLLI; encoded by the coding sequence ATGCTGGTGTTGGTCAGCTACGATGTGCGAACCGACTCCAAAGACGGAGTACGTCGGCTGCGACGCGTGGCCCGACACTGCGAAAATCATGGTCAAAGAGTTCAAAACTCCGTTTTCGAGTGCCTGCTTGACCCTGCACAATGGGCGAAATTCCATGCCGAGTTGCTGGAAATAGCAGATCTCGAACGAGACAGCCTGCGGTTTTACTTCCTGGGTGCCAATTGGCAGCGGCGCGTCGAACACATTGGGATCAAACCCTCCTACGATCCCGAAGGCCCCCTCCTCATCTGA
- the cas1c gene encoding type I-C CRISPR-associated endonuclease Cas1c, translated as MRKLLNTLYVNTQGAYLHRDGETVSVKIDNEVRLRVPVHTLEGLVCFGQVSCSPPLLGMCAEHQVGVSFMSEHGRFLARVQGPVSGNVLLRRQQYRVADDEAASLPIVVAIVAAKIANSRNVLLRGAREAKGESCQSILREAAEQVGRAGERACRAKNIDQARGCEGEAAQIYFGVFHELIGGEPGAFEFKGRSRRPPLDNVNALLSFVYALLTHDVRSALEAVGLDPAVGFLHTDRPGRPSLALDLMEELRPQLADRLVLTLINRRQLNASGFEQQQAGGVQMTEATRKEVIMAWQKRKQEDIEHPFLDERIPLGLVPHAQALLLARHIRGGLDGYPPFLWRG; from the coding sequence ATGCGAAAGCTGCTGAACACTTTGTACGTGAACACCCAGGGAGCGTACCTGCATCGCGACGGCGAGACGGTGTCGGTAAAGATCGACAATGAGGTGCGTCTTCGGGTTCCTGTGCACACCTTGGAGGGCCTGGTTTGTTTCGGGCAGGTGTCCTGCAGCCCGCCATTGCTTGGGATGTGCGCCGAGCACCAGGTAGGTGTCTCATTCATGAGCGAGCACGGGAGATTCTTGGCGCGAGTGCAGGGACCCGTGTCGGGGAACGTGCTGCTGAGACGGCAGCAATACCGCGTGGCAGACGACGAGGCGGCCTCGCTTCCGATTGTAGTCGCCATAGTGGCCGCAAAAATCGCAAACAGCCGCAATGTGTTGCTGCGCGGAGCGCGCGAGGCGAAAGGAGAATCTTGCCAGAGCATTCTGCGCGAGGCTGCAGAACAAGTCGGGCGCGCCGGTGAGCGCGCGTGCCGTGCCAAAAACATCGATCAGGCGCGCGGTTGTGAAGGCGAAGCGGCGCAAATCTACTTCGGCGTTTTCCACGAATTGATCGGCGGCGAACCTGGGGCGTTCGAGTTCAAAGGGCGAAGTAGGCGCCCGCCGCTCGACAACGTCAACGCTCTCCTGTCTTTTGTGTATGCGCTGCTGACTCATGATGTGCGGTCGGCGCTTGAGGCGGTGGGGCTAGATCCGGCCGTAGGATTCCTGCATACCGACCGGCCGGGGCGTCCTAGCCTGGCATTGGATTTGATGGAGGAGTTGCGTCCACAACTGGCGGACCGGCTGGTCCTTACGCTCATAAACCGCCGGCAACTGAATGCATCGGGCTTCGAGCAGCAGCAGGCCGGGGGCGTGCAGATGACGGAGGCGACCCGCAAAGAGGTTATTATGGCATGGCAAAAGCGCAAGCAAGAAGACATCGAGCACCCATTTTTGGATGAGAGGATTCCGCTCGGACTGGTTCCGCATGCGCAGGCGCTCTTGTTGGCACGGCACATTCGAGGCGGGCTCGACGGGTATCCGCCATTCTTGTGGAGAGGCTAA
- the cas4 gene encoding CRISPR-associated protein Cas4 has translation MSREPLPISALQHLAFCPRQWGLIHVEQAWVENRLTAEGRLMHEKADSGTEELRGGVRIVRGLLLESRILALTGRADVVEFRPAPFPVEYKRGKAKPTDCDIVQLCAQALCLEEMLGTSVPAGAIFYGEPRRRTEVAFSDALRERTTMLTEQMHTLHAAGVTPAATPGRHCRNCSLVALCLPNATSGERSALRWFENVAARRWREE, from the coding sequence ATGTCCCGCGAACCGTTGCCTATCTCGGCGCTTCAGCATCTGGCGTTCTGTCCTCGTCAATGGGGACTCATCCATGTGGAGCAGGCGTGGGTGGAGAACCGGTTGACGGCCGAGGGACGACTGATGCATGAGAAGGCAGATTCGGGAACTGAGGAACTCCGCGGAGGGGTGCGCATCGTAAGAGGGCTGCTGCTGGAATCACGCATATTGGCGCTGACGGGGCGTGCGGATGTGGTCGAGTTTCGTCCCGCGCCATTTCCCGTCGAGTACAAGCGAGGCAAGGCCAAGCCGACCGACTGCGACATTGTCCAGTTGTGCGCGCAAGCGCTATGCCTGGAAGAGATGCTGGGCACTTCTGTTCCCGCCGGTGCAATCTTCTATGGCGAGCCGCGACGCAGAACGGAAGTCGCCTTCAGCGATGCACTGCGAGAACGGACGACTATGCTGACGGAACAAATGCACACCCTGCATGCGGCGGGAGTAACTCCGGCAGCGACGCCCGGTCGCCACTGCCGGAACTGTTCCCTGGTTGCCTTGTGCCTGCCGAATGCGACCTCGGGAGAGCGCAGTGCGCTGAGATGGTTCGAGAATGTTGCCGCACGGCGATGGCGCGAGGAGTGA
- the cas7c gene encoding type I-C CRISPR-associated protein Cas7/Csd2, translated as MSTAIQNRYDFVYFFDVTDGNPNGDPDAGNLPRIDPETNQGLVTDVCLKRKIRNYVTVTHGENKGHRIYVRERSVLNTTHEEAYKDANLKPEPKKLPKNVLKAKELTDWMCQNFFDIRTFGAVMTTEINCGQVRGPLQLTFARSIDPIVSAEFSITRCAVTNEKDLEKERTMGRKFTVPYGLYRCHGFINATLAEKTQFTDDDLQLLKDALGNMFETDRSAARGLMSPVRCIAFKHESKLGNARADELFSRVTARLRPELKAENRPPRSAEDYIIEITGDLPAGVTVEEWVNRRSLTAGV; from the coding sequence ATGAGCACAGCTATCCAGAATCGCTATGACTTCGTGTACTTCTTTGATGTGACCGACGGAAACCCAAATGGAGACCCCGATGCCGGCAACCTGCCACGCATCGATCCGGAGACGAACCAGGGGCTCGTGACGGATGTGTGTCTCAAGCGCAAGATTCGCAATTACGTTACCGTGACACATGGCGAGAACAAGGGGCACCGCATTTATGTGCGAGAACGATCCGTGCTGAACACGACGCACGAGGAAGCCTACAAGGATGCGAACCTGAAGCCCGAACCTAAGAAGCTTCCCAAAAACGTGCTAAAGGCAAAAGAACTTACGGATTGGATGTGTCAAAACTTCTTCGACATCCGCACCTTCGGCGCCGTCATGACCACCGAAATAAACTGCGGGCAAGTGCGAGGCCCCTTGCAACTGACATTCGCGCGCAGCATCGATCCAATCGTTTCGGCGGAGTTCTCGATTACGCGCTGCGCGGTTACCAACGAGAAGGATCTGGAAAAAGAGCGCACGATGGGCCGCAAGTTCACCGTGCCTTATGGGCTTTATCGCTGCCATGGGTTCATCAACGCAACGCTAGCCGAAAAGACACAGTTCACTGACGACGATCTGCAACTGCTCAAAGACGCTCTCGGCAACATGTTTGAAACTGATCGTTCTGCCGCGCGCGGACTGATGTCGCCGGTGCGCTGCATCGCGTTCAAACACGAAAGCAAGCTCGGCAACGCCCGTGCCGACGAACTGTTCTCCCGCGTTACGGCGCGGCTGCGGCCCGAATTGAAAGCCGAGAACCGTCCGCCTCGCTCTGCGGAAGACTACATTATCGAGATCACAGGTGATCTGCCGGCCGGTGTGACTGTGGAAGAGTGGGTGAATCGCCGCAGTCTTACTGCAGGAGTTTAG
- the cas8c gene encoding type I-C CRISPR-associated protein Cas8c/Csd1, translating into MILQRLSEHYDRIAASGDKQLPPPGFSPQKISFCVVLESDGRLNSFQSLQEQVGKVLRPRMMIVPGQAKPSGKGLNPCFLWDRADYMLGFAAEQSKKERARKAFLEFRDHHLSLRQEIDHPAFDSVCAFLSRWMPEMAEEHSSLLVKVAQNFGVFRIVEPMAYVHELIMPPRKMEDDEGDRATEESIGTCLVTGKQVPLARLHKPAIKNIIGGEKGGAPLVSFNKAAYWSYRKQQSYNAPVGKDAVFRYATALNRLLERKDRRISLGDATVVFWADHQTIVEDCLSELFADAPASAEGEASENQERVRQTRHFLTQLRDGAAEHFAIERESRTNFFILGLSPNASRLSVRLWVEADVAELEKRLGKHLQDIQLQDGREDDRPLTLWRIVAATGRAEFDSKGKLKKFDTDSVSPQLAGDLARSVLTGAAYPQSLLSTMLRRIRSDGAVHYARVASIKACLVRNSRLRGNPIEASMKLDMNNSDTAYCCGRLFALLEKIQTDSADGELNTTIKDRYFSSASTTPAVVFPRLFRLSQHHMAKLETGNKIYYERMLGEVVGKISNFPRQLALEEQAKFVIGYFHQRQDLYTSKKDKTQGASA; encoded by the coding sequence ATGATTTTGCAAAGATTGTCGGAACACTATGACCGGATCGCAGCTTCCGGTGACAAACAGCTTCCGCCGCCCGGTTTCTCCCCTCAAAAAATCAGCTTCTGTGTGGTGCTGGAGTCCGACGGCCGTCTGAACTCGTTTCAGTCATTACAGGAGCAGGTGGGCAAGGTTTTGCGGCCGCGCATGATGATCGTGCCGGGCCAGGCCAAGCCTTCAGGAAAGGGCCTGAATCCCTGTTTTCTCTGGGACAGAGCGGACTACATGCTCGGCTTTGCTGCGGAGCAGAGTAAGAAGGAGCGGGCGAGAAAGGCCTTTCTGGAATTTCGAGATCATCATTTGTCGTTACGGCAGGAAATCGATCACCCCGCGTTCGACTCAGTTTGCGCTTTCTTGTCACGATGGATGCCTGAAATGGCGGAAGAGCACTCAAGTTTACTCGTGAAGGTCGCCCAGAACTTTGGGGTATTTCGAATTGTAGAGCCTATGGCGTATGTTCATGAGCTCATCATGCCACCCCGCAAAATGGAAGATGATGAAGGCGATCGGGCGACGGAAGAATCCATTGGTACTTGTTTGGTGACTGGCAAGCAGGTGCCCTTGGCTCGGCTGCATAAGCCAGCTATCAAGAACATCATTGGAGGCGAAAAGGGAGGAGCCCCTCTTGTTTCTTTTAACAAGGCGGCTTATTGGTCCTACCGTAAGCAGCAAAGCTACAACGCGCCGGTCGGCAAAGATGCCGTATTCAGATATGCCACCGCTTTAAATCGTCTTCTCGAACGCAAGGACCGCCGCATCTCGCTTGGAGATGCAACCGTGGTCTTCTGGGCCGACCACCAGACCATAGTTGAGGACTGTTTGAGCGAGTTATTTGCAGACGCCCCTGCAAGCGCCGAAGGAGAAGCCAGCGAAAATCAGGAGCGAGTGCGCCAAACGCGACACTTCCTAACACAACTGCGCGACGGAGCGGCAGAGCATTTCGCCATCGAGCGGGAGAGCCGAACCAATTTCTTTATCCTGGGACTCTCACCAAACGCCTCGCGCCTGTCCGTACGTCTGTGGGTTGAGGCCGATGTCGCCGAGTTGGAAAAGCGATTGGGGAAGCATTTGCAAGACATCCAGTTGCAGGACGGGCGCGAGGACGATCGCCCATTGACGTTGTGGCGCATTGTTGCCGCCACAGGTCGCGCGGAGTTCGATTCAAAGGGCAAGCTGAAAAAGTTCGATACCGACTCCGTCTCCCCGCAACTTGCCGGCGATCTGGCGCGTTCGGTTCTAACTGGCGCGGCGTATCCTCAATCGCTCCTGTCCACCATGTTGCGGCGCATCCGCAGCGACGGCGCGGTGCATTATGCGCGTGTTGCCTCAATTAAAGCTTGTCTGGTTAGGAATTCCCGCTTGCGGGGCAATCCGATAGAGGCTTCCATGAAACTTGACATGAATAACTCCGATACAGCCTATTGCTGCGGCAGGCTTTTCGCTCTGCTCGAAAAGATACAAACCGACAGTGCCGACGGCGAACTCAACACCACGATCAAAGACCGCTACTTCTCCTCAGCAAGCACCACTCCAGCAGTTGTGTTTCCACGGCTGTTCCGCCTTAGCCAGCATCACATGGCTAAGTTGGAAACCGGCAACAAGATTTACTACGAGCGCATGTTGGGCGAAGTGGTCGGGAAGATCAGCAATTTCCCGCGGCAACTGGCTCTCGAAGAGCAGGCCAAATTCGTCATTGGCTACTTTCACCAGCGTCAAGACCTATATACGAGCAAGAAAGATAAGACACAAGGAGCCTCCGCATGA
- the cas5c gene encoding type I-C CRISPR-associated protein Cas5c, giving the protein MAYGIKLHCWGDWALFTRPEMKVERVSYDVMTPSAARGVVEAIYWKPEIRWMVDRITVLKPIRFSSVRRNEVSQIISEASVAKAMKAGSGRLGLYVDDGDTRQQRASLLLCDVGYVIEAHFEIRSGPDNDAKHIDQFRRRAREGRCYTRPYFGCREFAADFALIEEDSAAPTIHPSLHGERELGWMLHDIDFADGKQPRFFRAVMRDGVIEVPSFAGASR; this is encoded by the coding sequence ATGGCATACGGAATCAAGCTGCACTGTTGGGGCGATTGGGCCCTGTTCACGCGGCCGGAAATGAAGGTTGAGCGCGTCAGCTACGACGTCATGACGCCCTCTGCCGCACGCGGCGTGGTCGAAGCCATCTACTGGAAGCCGGAGATTCGCTGGATGGTAGATCGCATCACCGTGCTTAAACCCATTCGTTTCTCGTCGGTTCGCCGCAATGAAGTGAGCCAAATAATCAGCGAAGCATCAGTTGCGAAGGCAATGAAGGCGGGCTCGGGCCGACTTGGTTTGTATGTGGATGACGGGGATACACGCCAGCAACGCGCCTCGTTACTGTTATGCGACGTGGGTTATGTCATTGAGGCTCATTTTGAAATTCGCAGTGGGCCGGACAACGACGCAAAGCACATTGACCAGTTCCGCCGTCGTGCGCGAGAGGGGCGATGCTATACGCGGCCTTACTTTGGCTGCCGCGAATTTGCTGCGGATTTTGCGCTGATTGAGGAAGATAGTGCTGCACCAACTATTCACCCCAGCCTCCATGGAGAGCGCGAACTTGGCTGGATGCTGCATGACATCGATTTTGCAGACGGCAAGCAGCCACGTTTCTTCCGTGCTGTCATGCGCGACGGCGTGATCGAGGTGCCGAGCTTCGCAGGAGCGAGCCGATGA
- a CDS encoding CRISPR-associated endonuclease Cas3'', whose product MEQTVRQDLKTAPSRLDETTLVYAHTLSGHPRSEWEPLSWHLDKAAACAAIFAEAFGARAWGDLLGRCHDLGKSSDAFQRYIAAADSKAEDAGAVDMHPGRVDHSTYGARYVSQVVGNIRGQILAFCIAGHHAGLPDESSSEELNQRGTLRFRMDQTRYTIPAISTLESEPELPSNLLLPLKSVASNSGDRAFQVAFFTRMIFSCLIDADRTATESFCDPDKAGARKISRPPLLAMKEKLDASLKQKQEQAEATEVNQQRAKVLEQCRTASEHPPGFFSLNVPTGGGKTLSSLAFALHHADRHNLRRVLVAIPFTSIIEQTADNYRVALGELAETGLVEHHTNLKPALDTRANQFGTENWDAPLIVTTNVQLLESLFAAATTPCRKLHRLANSVIILDEAQTLPVELLRPALAALKELVSNYGCSIVLCTATQPALEHREDFDLGIKGVRPIIPDARLLFTALKRVEVHHEKFLPDSELSERLAKEDSALCIVNTRRHAARLYDRVAALTEPGTCFHLSTWMCGRHRRAVLRQIRLRLKQKQHCRVVSTQLIEAGVDVDFPAVYRAAAGFDSIAQAAGRCNREGLLSTGHTYVFDSEELPPPGLQLDAAQAGKELIQQYPDPLTPEAIEAYFRLFYWAQKDRWDKHEVMQQMKVDQVNNRLAFQFRQIEKQFKMIPDNQTPILVPYRSKGRRLWDKLACGHVPYVPHRELQPYLVSVHSRMLRVMQENSLVKEHESGVWLLLNCTEYTDEKGLAPEACGLDPSLWSV is encoded by the coding sequence ATGGAGCAGACCGTGAGGCAGGATCTGAAGACGGCGCCATCGCGACTGGATGAAACCACGCTCGTTTACGCCCACACACTTTCAGGACATCCTCGTAGCGAGTGGGAGCCACTCAGCTGGCATCTCGACAAAGCAGCTGCATGCGCGGCGATATTCGCGGAGGCCTTTGGTGCCCGTGCATGGGGCGATCTGTTGGGACGCTGCCACGATCTTGGCAAGTCATCCGATGCATTCCAACGGTATATCGCGGCAGCAGACTCCAAAGCTGAGGATGCGGGAGCCGTGGATATGCATCCCGGGCGCGTGGACCATTCCACCTATGGTGCGCGATATGTAAGCCAGGTTGTCGGAAACATTAGGGGGCAGATTCTCGCCTTCTGCATCGCCGGGCATCATGCAGGACTGCCGGACGAGTCTTCCTCGGAAGAACTGAACCAGCGCGGTACCCTCAGATTCAGGATGGATCAGACTCGCTACACCATTCCTGCAATCAGCACGCTGGAATCAGAGCCAGAGTTACCATCAAACCTTCTACTTCCATTGAAGTCGGTTGCTAGTAATAGTGGGGATCGTGCGTTTCAGGTTGCGTTCTTTACACGGATGATCTTCTCTTGCTTGATCGATGCTGACCGAACAGCGACTGAGAGTTTTTGCGATCCCGACAAGGCTGGGGCGCGGAAGATTAGCCGCCCTCCGCTGCTTGCAATGAAGGAAAAGCTCGATGCCAGTCTCAAGCAGAAACAGGAGCAAGCAGAAGCGACCGAAGTCAATCAACAGCGTGCCAAGGTCTTGGAACAGTGCCGCACTGCCTCCGAACATCCACCCGGTTTCTTTTCGCTAAATGTGCCAACCGGTGGTGGAAAAACACTTTCATCGCTCGCCTTTGCGCTGCATCATGCTGATCGTCACAATTTGCGACGAGTGTTGGTTGCCATACCATTCACCAGCATCATCGAGCAAACAGCTGATAACTATCGGGTGGCACTGGGCGAATTAGCAGAAACTGGCTTAGTCGAGCACCACACGAATCTCAAGCCGGCGCTCGATACACGCGCCAATCAATTCGGCACAGAAAATTGGGACGCGCCGCTTATTGTCACTACCAACGTGCAGTTATTGGAGAGCCTCTTCGCCGCTGCGACGACACCATGCCGTAAGCTACACCGGCTAGCAAACAGCGTGATCATCCTGGACGAAGCGCAGACCCTTCCAGTTGAACTGCTCCGGCCCGCATTAGCCGCGCTTAAAGAACTGGTATCAAATTACGGGTGTTCGATCGTTCTTTGTACGGCGACCCAACCCGCCCTTGAACATCGCGAGGATTTCGACTTAGGCATCAAGGGGGTGCGGCCAATTATTCCCGACGCCCGATTACTGTTCACAGCACTGAAGCGCGTCGAGGTGCATCATGAGAAATTCCTGCCGGACTCAGAACTTTCGGAGCGATTGGCAAAGGAAGACTCGGCCCTTTGCATTGTGAATACGCGCCGCCATGCTGCCCGGTTATACGACCGCGTGGCCGCCCTGACGGAGCCCGGGACCTGTTTTCACCTGAGCACCTGGATGTGCGGACGGCACCGGCGAGCGGTGCTCAGGCAGATTCGTCTGCGGCTGAAGCAAAAACAGCACTGCCGTGTCGTCAGCACGCAACTGATCGAGGCAGGTGTGGACGTGGATTTTCCTGCCGTATATCGCGCCGCAGCCGGATTCGACTCCATCGCACAAGCTGCCGGCCGCTGCAATCGCGAGGGATTACTTTCCACGGGGCACACGTATGTATTCGATTCCGAAGAACTGCCTCCGCCGGGCTTACAACTCGACGCCGCACAGGCGGGAAAGGAATTGATTCAGCAATATCCTGACCCGCTTACGCCGGAAGCCATCGAGGCCTACTTCCGACTCTTCTATTGGGCCCAAAAGGATCGGTGGGACAAGCATGAAGTCATGCAGCAGATGAAGGTTGATCAAGTGAACAACCGCCTTGCATTTCAGTTCCGCCAAATTGAGAAGCAGTTCAAGATGATTCCCGACAACCAAACGCCAATCCTCGTGCCCTATCGCAGTAAAGGACGGCGACTATGGGACAAGCTGGCCTGCGGTCACGTGCCCTATGTGCCGCATCGCGAACTGCAGCCCTACCTTGTTTCTGTACACAGCCGGATGCTGCGTGTAATGCAAGAGAATTCGTTAGTTAAGGAACACGAGTCCGGCGTATGGTTGCTGCTAAATTGCACCGAATACACCGATGAAAAGGGATTGGCGCCGGAGGCGTGCGGGCTTGACCCCTCGCTCTGGAGCGTTTAG
- a CDS encoding cbb3-type cytochrome c oxidase subunit I — protein MQAEGGQQLMVSRTWVQAVAIVILFGFFVLGFLAYRTYTGEPPIPERIVDSQGGGVLFNRADIMAGQAVFLQNGLMEYGSVFGHGAYLGPDFTADYLHRAALISIDQYGGASSDRAKLQTIADFKTNTFDEATGTLVFTSAQARAFEELEKYYGSFFGEPTSKFGLRPQAITDPQQIRELTAFFAWTAWASSALRPGLSYSYTNNWPPEPLVDNHATADAIVWSVLSLIALLGGIGLLLAAFGRWNFLGWHGRERQTVSFRPPDVVALTPAQKSCAWFFFVMSLLFLLQTLLGGGTQHYRADLSSFFGVDLAQLLPFNVARTWHLQLAIFWVSTSFLAAGIFLVPMITGHEPKGQHVLSYGLLGALVIVVFGSLAGEFAGIEGKIRNGWAWFGNQGFEYLDLGRFWQVLLTVGLFFWVAILFRGLRRKLRTQHVGNMPWLFFFAALAIPAFYGVGLLAHPASHFTTTDFWRFWVVHLWVEDFLELFTTVMVAYIFVLLGVVHERVALTMVYLDILLYSAGGVIGTMHHVYFSGEPSVHMALGAFFSAAEVIPLTFLTVEAWSFLQLGAQQETKSRAPFPHYWAVMFLASVGFWNFLGAGIFGFLINLPIVSYYEIGTALTANHGHAAMMGVYGMLAVGLALFCLRYIIPERYWSDRSAKISFWSLNIGLAWMVFATLFPLGVLQLYHSVTYGYFDARSLKFISNPTNAMIEWLRFPGDALFIIGGTLPILYLCWLGIRHMSSDLVLEEPTEILFTEVLAPVDRRES, from the coding sequence ATGCAAGCCGAGGGTGGACAGCAGTTGATGGTTTCCCGCACTTGGGTACAAGCTGTAGCAATTGTCATTCTGTTCGGTTTCTTTGTGTTGGGATTCCTGGCATATCGGACTTACACGGGTGAGCCACCCATACCGGAGCGCATTGTTGATTCGCAGGGAGGAGGCGTGCTCTTCAATCGCGCCGACATCATGGCCGGACAAGCTGTGTTTTTGCAGAACGGTCTCATGGAGTACGGTTCTGTGTTTGGACACGGAGCTTACCTCGGTCCAGACTTCACAGCAGACTATCTTCACCGTGCCGCCCTCATTTCGATTGACCAGTACGGTGGCGCATCATCCGATAGGGCAAAGCTGCAGACCATCGCAGATTTCAAGACAAACACATTTGACGAAGCCACTGGCACGCTCGTTTTCACCTCAGCTCAGGCCCGTGCATTTGAAGAGTTAGAAAAGTATTACGGATCCTTTTTTGGTGAGCCAACGAGTAAATTCGGTCTGCGGCCTCAGGCCATTACCGATCCACAACAGATTCGTGAATTAACTGCATTCTTCGCATGGACGGCGTGGGCGTCCTCTGCTCTGCGGCCTGGTTTGTCGTATTCGTATACAAATAATTGGCCTCCCGAGCCGCTGGTCGATAATCATGCGACTGCGGACGCAATCGTCTGGAGTGTGCTTTCTCTTATCGCGTTGCTTGGTGGAATCGGGTTGTTATTGGCGGCGTTCGGGCGATGGAATTTCCTTGGTTGGCATGGCCGCGAACGGCAGACTGTCTCATTCCGTCCGCCTGATGTTGTTGCCTTAACTCCAGCCCAGAAATCGTGTGCATGGTTCTTCTTTGTGATGTCGCTCCTATTCCTCTTGCAAACTCTACTTGGAGGAGGAACTCAACACTACCGCGCCGACTTATCAAGTTTCTTCGGTGTTGACCTCGCACAACTTCTGCCGTTCAATGTGGCTCGAACCTGGCATCTGCAACTTGCAATATTCTGGGTGTCCACTTCATTCCTTGCGGCCGGGATCTTCCTAGTGCCGATGATCACCGGACACGAGCCCAAAGGACAACATGTTCTTTCATACGGACTTCTTGGCGCACTGGTGATTGTAGTGTTCGGAAGCCTGGCCGGCGAGTTCGCTGGCATCGAGGGTAAGATCCGAAACGGTTGGGCATGGTTCGGCAACCAGGGATTCGAGTACCTGGATCTTGGACGATTTTGGCAGGTGCTGCTTACGGTTGGGCTCTTCTTCTGGGTCGCAATCCTTTTTCGAGGCTTGCGCAGGAAGTTGCGCACTCAGCACGTGGGCAACATGCCATGGCTGTTCTTCTTTGCGGCGCTCGCTATCCCTGCGTTCTACGGCGTTGGATTACTTGCTCATCCCGCGTCCCATTTCACGACGACGGACTTCTGGCGTTTCTGGGTCGTCCACCTCTGGGTAGAGGATTTCCTGGAACTCTTCACGACCGTCATGGTCGCCTACATCTTTGTCCTGCTCGGTGTTGTCCACGAGCGAGTCGCGCTCACGATGGTGTACCTCGACATACTGCTCTATTCGGCGGGTGGAGTAATCGGAACGATGCACCATGTATATTTCTCCGGTGAGCCGTCAGTCCACATGGCGCTGGGCGCCTTCTTCTCAGCGGCTGAGGTTATTCCCCTGACTTTCCTGACGGTGGAAGCATGGAGCTTCCTCCAACTCGGAGCACAACAGGAAACGAAATCTCGAGCTCCGTTTCCGCACTATTGGGCGGTTATGTTCCTTGCCTCAGTTGGGTTCTGGAATTTTCTTGGCGCCGGCATCTTCGGATTCTTGATCAATCTCCCTATCGTCTCCTATTACGAGATTGGAACCGCGCTGACTGCAAACCACGGGCACGCAGCCATGATGGGTGTGTACGGTATGCTCGCCGTAGGACTCGCACTGTTCTGTCTGCGCTACATTATTCCTGAACGATATTGGTCCGATCGAAGCGCCAAGATCAGCTTCTGGTCACTAAACATCGGTTTGGCGTGGATGGTGTTCGCCACATTGTTCCCGCTCGGGGTACTTCAGCTCTACCACTCGGTAACATATGGCTACTTTGATGCGCGTAGTCTGAAGTTCATCAGCAATCCAACAAACGCCATGATCGAATGGCTGAGATTCCCTGGCGATGCTCTATTCATCATTGGGGGTACCTTGCCGATTCTGTATCTCTGCTGGCTAGGCATCCGGCATATGTCCTCTGATCTCGTCCTTGAGGAACCTACGGAGATTCTATTTACCGAAGTATTGGCCCCAGTGGACAGGCGGGAATCATGA